A window of Leptotrichia wadei contains these coding sequences:
- a CDS encoding site-specific DNA-methyltransferase: protein MLNKKIENLLKSNKKYISEKNEILKAKVYEDAVNINKELIELLLSDGKVKKTYFTEINGVLVFDKQGFLNFLESKDFLPDSYTAFKNKIGLTDRNGNYLSDNDDVVLSFPYKDCVLVGGQDKDDQKREEKMYNEILASEEISTLFSPKVLTNIKRFGKISSQSVSQSVSQSVSQSVSQSVSQSVSQSA, encoded by the coding sequence ATGTTAAATAAAAAAATAGAAAATTTGTTGAAATCGAATAAAAAATATATTTCAGAGAAAAATGAAATATTAAAGGCTAAAGTATATGAAGATGCAGTAAATATTAATAAAGAATTAATAGAGTTACTACTTTCAGATGGTAAAGTAAAGAAAACTTATTTTACCGAAATTAATGGAGTACTTGTGTTTGATAAACAAGGATTTTTAAATTTTTTAGAATCAAAAGATTTTTTACCTGACAGTTATACAGCTTTTAAAAATAAAATAGGACTTACTGATCGAAATGGTAATTACTTATCAGATAATGATGATGTTGTATTATCCTTTCCTTATAAAGATTGTGTATTGGTGGGTGGACAAGATAAAGATGATCAAAAGAGAGAAGAAAAAATGTATAATGAAATACTTGCAAGTGAAGAAATAAGCACATTATTTTCTCCAAAAGTCTTGACAAATATAAAAAGATTTGGCAAAATTTCTAGTCAGTCAGTCAGTCAGTCAGTCAGTCAGTCAGTCAGTCAGTCAGTCAGTCAGTCAGTCAGTCAGTCAGTCAGTCAGTCAGCATAA
- a CDS encoding DNA methyltransferase — MAKFLVSQSVSQSVSQSVSQSVSQSVSQSVSQHNVTFSENDNLIIKGNNLIALASLLKRYEGKVKCIYIDPPYNTGNDSFKYNDRFNHSTWLTFMKNRLELAKKLLSDNGVITVQCDDREHIDG; from the coding sequence TTGGCAAAATTTCTAGTCAGTCAGTCAGTCAGTCAGTCAGTCAGTCAGTCAGTCAGTCAGTCAGTCAGTCAGTCAGTCAGTCAGTCAGTCAGTCAGCATAATGTAACCTTTAGTGAAAATGATAACTTAATTATAAAAGGAAATAATCTTATAGCACTTGCAAGTTTACTTAAAAGATATGAAGGGAAAGTAAAATGTATTTATATAGATCCACCGTATAATACAGGAAATGACAGTTTTAAGTATAATGACAGATTTAATCATTCTACTTGGCTTACATTTATGAAAAATAGACTGGAATTGGCGAAAAAGTTGCTTAGTGATAATGGAGTAATTACTGTGCAATGTGATGATAGAGAACATATTGATGGATGA